CTGTATCATCTTCTGATATATTGGAAATTTCATCTATTGGTTACACTTCTCAAAAAATAAAAATAGGTGATAAAAGATCTTTTAGTGTTGTCTTAGTGGAGGATAATAAACTACTTAATGAGGTGGTTGTAGTTGGTTATGGTAAGATGAAGAAAGGTGATTTATCTGCTGCTGTTGCTACTGTAGCTAATATGGATAAGTTGCAAGATCGTCCGGTTAGTAATGTAGGGCAGATGCTACAGGGGCAGATACCAGGCGTTTCTGTTGTTTCTAATGGTGGACACCTTGACTCGGAGCCTACTGTAACCATTCGTGGTATGGGCTCAACGAATGGTGAAGCGCCTCTTTATGTGGTCGATGGGGTGCCAGGTGCTCCTTTTAATCTTAGTGATATTGTTTCTATCACAGTTCTAAAAGATGCTGCTTCTGCTGCAATCTATGGAGCTTACGCAGGGTCTTCAGGCGTTATTTTGGTAACAACTAAGCAAGCGTCTCCCGGACATACTTCTGTAGAATATAATGGTGTGTATGGAGTTTCTCAGGCTACCAACCTTCCTCAATCTCTTACATGGGAAGAAGAATATAAAGTTCGCAAGGCTTCATATCAGGAGGCAGGAGAATCTTTGCCAATAGGTTGGGATCGTATTAATGAGGATCCGGTATATGGTAAAACCAATACGAATTGGATTGATCAAATATTCCGTAGTGCCTCTTTTCAACGCCACAATGTAGCTATTGCAGGTGGAACAGAGGAGTTTTCCAATCGCCTGTCTTTAGAGTATAGTAATACAGATGGTACATTGATTAATACGTATAGTAAAAAGATTACTGCTCGTTTAAATTCTACATGGAAGCTAAGCAAATATGTACGTATTCGTGAAGATTTAAGTTGGAGGGATAAACAGGTACGGGATGCAAATACATCGAGCGCTGAATCAGGGGCTATTCTTGCTGCTTTGATGATGCCAAGAAATGTGTTTGTTTACAATGCAGATGGCACATATAGTGGCACAGTGCCTACATCGGCAGAGTATATCACAAAGTATGGTCAGACATATGCTGATATTCATGGTGATGCGATAAATCCGGTCCGTATATTGAATGCAGCTTACGATAACAATCATTTATCCACCTTGACTTCGTCATCTTTTCTTGATATTATGGAACCTATAAAAGGTTTGAATTTCACTTCTCGCTTTACCTACAAACAAAGTAACTATTTCCGAAGATTTTATAATACACGTCGTTTGGAAGCAGGTAAACCAAATGATAATAATACTTTGTTATACGATAGTTATCGCGAGCCTCAATGGGATTGGGAAAACACGTTGTCTTATAGTCGCGTTTTTGGAGCTCACAATCTAGGTTTAATGGCTTCTACTACGGCTAATGAGTACCAATATCGTGATTTTTCTGTAGCAGGTCATAACTTCTCTTCCGAAGTAGAATCTAGAATGTATTTTTCCCAAACGGATAATTTTGACCATGCTAAAGATCACTATTATAAGGATAGAAACTTTTCTATGGTGGGTCGTGGATCATATAGTTTTGCTGACCGCTATTTTGTTACTGGATCTATTCGTCGTGACTATGCCGGTCGTTTGCCTGAAGGAGAAAAATATGGTGATTTCCCTTCTGTTACAGGTGCATGGAAAATTAGTTCAGAGTCCTGGATGCCTAAATCAAAGATTTTGAATTTATTGAAAGTTCGTGCTAGTTGGGGTAAGATAGGTAATCTAAGCTCTATTGATTATGGCTATGGAATTCCTTCTTTATCTAATCGTATTATTGGAGGTGGCGACGTAGGTGGTCAGGTTGGCTCTACTACTCCTATTTCTAATGGTATTTATTTAGCCAAGGGGTATAATAAGTCTTTAACATGGGAGACTTCAGAGCAGGTTGACTTTGGTTTGGATGCATTACTTTTTAATAGCCGATTGAATCTTACGATTGATTACTTTAATAAAAATACTAAAGGTTTAATTAAGGAACAAGATACAAACTGGCCAAGTACTATTGGTATATCCCCGCAGCTGGTGAATGATGGTACAGTGAATAACCGAGGCATTGAGGTTGCTGCAACATGGAGTGATAGAATTAATAAAAAATTTAGCTATTATGTGGGTGGTAATATAGCAACATTGAGAAACCGCGTTACTAATATTGGTGTTGCAGATGCTGAAGGAAATACACCCGTTTGGACTTCCGGCGGCACGTTCAAAGGTTTGAATCCGTTTAGAACAGAGAAGGGAACTCCACTTTATTCGTTTTATTTAATAAAGACAGCAGGTGTCTTTAAAACGGATGCTGAGGCGCAGGCTTATGTAAATAGTTCTGGTGGCATGATCCAACCTCATGCAAAGGCAGGTGATCTGAAATTTATTGATAAAGATGGTAACGGATCAATAGGCAGTGGCGATAAAGAGTTTATGGGCAATGCAATGCCAAAAATGAGCTTTGCTTTTAGCACAGGGTTTACTTGGGATAAACTTTCTTTTGATCTAATGTTACAAGGGGTTACAGGCGTGAAATTATTCAATGCTTATAAGTACTCTACTTTGAATGAGTCTTTGGGTAGCTTCAATCGTTCCAGGGATATTTTGAAAGCATTGGATGGTCCAAATAATGATGTTCCACGTATTACGATGAGTGATCCGAATAGCAATTTCACTAGAGAATCAGATTATTATTTAGAAAATGGTAGTTATCTGCGTGTTAAGAATGTTTCATTGAGTTATTCGTTTACTGACTTACTTCGGAAAATTCATTATTTTAATGAACGTAATGGAAGTTGTAGCCTTACATTTAGTTGCGATAATCTCCTTACTATTACGGACTATTCAGGTATTGACCCTGAGGTGGGAAGCAATGATCCTAAAGTAGGAAGTAGTGGATTAGATGCGGGGCAGTATCCTATATCAAGGACTTTCTCTGTCGCTCTTAAACTTAAATTTTAATTTCTTAATTTTAGATGATTATGAAACGTAACATTATATTATTCCTAGCAATTATAACCGGAGGTTTGTTTACTGGCTGTACAGGCAGTTGGCTGGACACTGTCAAAGAAGGTACTCCTACTGAATCTAATTATTGGTCGTCTGATGATGATTTTGAATCTGCAGCAACGAGTTTGTATTATTGCCTGTCGCTTGAAGAAACTTGGGGACGTAATCTGTTTTGGGAACAGGGGGCATCTGATGATATATTCTTTTCACGCACGAGAGGTTCCTCTCAAATGAATCTGGCTAATTTGGCGATGGATGGTGACACTGAAGGTAGCATAAAAGACATCTATGATGAGATGTATACCACCATGTCTATAGCAAATAATATAATTTATCATGCTTTGCTTATTGATGAAAATAATCGTTCTGCCATTGTAAACCGTACCTTGGGTGAAGCGTATTTTATGCGTGCTTTTTCACATTTCATGATTGCTTATCGCTATGGGCGTCTTGACAATGGAGTCCCTTTTGAACGATATGAAGATTTCACTGATTATATCAACCAACTTAATCAAATGCCTCCGCAGCAGAGTTCAGTGACAGATAACTATGCTTATATTATTGAAGATTTGCAATCGGCTGCTGCTCTGTTACCTTGGTTTACTGAATACAATTCGGATAATTATGGCCGTCCATCTAAGGAAGCTGCCTATGGATATATGGTGAAAACTTATGCTTATTGGGCGCAACATGATGCAAGTAAATGGGCTTTGATCCCTGACTTAGTTGATAAGATAGAGAGTGATGGAGGACGCGGTTTACTCAATAACTTTGCTGATGTTTTCAAAATAGAAAATAATTGGAGCAAAGAATATATTTGGTCAGTGAATTCTAGCGCGAGCAACTATGCTGGAAGTATCTTCCCCGGTATTGTACTTGATAATAAAGGTTGGGGAGCTTATAATGGTTGGGGCAACTTTAAACCTACTTTGGAGCTTTGGGCTGAATATAGTGACGAAGATGCACGTCGTTCGGCTACAATCATGCAATATGGTGATGAATTTACTTACTTTGGTACCTCCAAGAAATTCTATTCTACAGCTGATAATGAATGTGGATTCCACTTCAGAAAATATATGGAACCTTTTTCTTATGGTAATTTGAATGGGGATGGAGTAGGTGAGAATAACCCTCATGTATCAACGAATGGTGATCGTCCTTCAACGGATTTAAATCTTCCATTGATGCGTTTCTCAGAATTACTACTCTTTAAAGCAGAAGCTTTAATCATGCAGGGAAAAAATGCTCTAGCGGCTACTCCTCTTAATCGCATAGCCAGTCGTGCAAATGAAAATGTAGTTTATACATCTCCAACAATGATGGATTTGATGCATGAACGTCGCTGTGAATTGGCTTGTGAATTTACTGATCGTTTGATGGATTTAAAAAGATGGTCTGCGGAAGGAACTTCCGATTGGAACTTGGATGCTTTAGCTAAGATTAAAACGGCTAAACACGGCATCAAACATGTTAAACGTTCAAATCCTGAATCTGCAATTGATACTACAAACGGTACAACTGAGGTTATCAATGGAAAAACTTATCAAGGAGTATTTGAGTTGGCAAATATGTCGGCTAAGGCTTATGCTCCTGGTGGAACTTATAGTGTTTTGCCTTATGAGATAAATCAGGTAATTAAATCCAATGGTGCTTTAATACAGAATAGTGGTTATGCTTCTAACTAAATTCGATTAAAGAATTTAGTTTTCTTGTCATGGTGCCCTTATAATGGGCACCATGACTAAAAGATTTTGTATCTTTATGTTTTCAGTATGAAAAAGCCTATTGTGTGCAATTTTAATAAATATATAAAGTGATGAAATTTGATTGGATAATTTATGGAGGGATGATCTTATTATCATCTTGTTCTGCCAAAGTTCAGAATGCTTTTGAGTCTGTTGATCCATTTATTGGTACTGCTGCTCACGGGCATACTTACCCAGGAGCAACGTTACCTTTTGGTGCCGTTCAGCTAAGCCCCGATACTCGAACGATGGGTTGGGATGCTAGTTCAGGATATCATTATAGTGATTCTACCATTATAGGCTTTTCGCATACGCATTTAAGCGGAACAGGATGTTCAGACTTAGCCGATATTCTATTCCGTCCTGTATCAGGAGATAATATATGGAATCCTCTTGCTTTTTCTCATAAAGATGAGAAAGCTGCTCCCGGATATTACAGTGTTTTCTTAAAGGAAGAAAACATCTTGTCTGAGTTGACTGCAACGATGCATTGTGGCATTCATCGTTACACTTACAAATCGGATATACCTGAAAAATTAGTTATTGATTTAAAACATTCTTTGGATAATGAAGGAATACAACGCGCGATGATTTCACAGATAGGAATGAATGAAATTAGCGGTATGCGTTGTTCTGATGGATGGATTAAAGGTCAGAATACTTATTTTGTAGCCCGATTTTCTAAGAAAATTGACCATGCTGTTTTTTATAAAGACGATGTGGCAACAGTCATAGGACATGAAGAAAAATTAGAAGGAACTGACCTCAAAGTTCTTTTGACATTTGATAAGAAGGATGATTCTCCTTTAGTGTGTAAGGTTGGAATTTCTTCAGTTAGTTGTGACAATGCTTTAGAAAATTTGAATGCAGAGACAAAGGATCTTTCTTTTGATGATCTTCGTGACAAAAGTGAGCAGGTTTGGAAAACGAAATTAGCTTGTATTGAAGTTTCGGGACAAAACAAGGATGACATTACGAAATTTTATACGGCTTTGTATCATACCATGATTGTTCCCAATGAAATAAATGATGTGAATGGACAGTATGCCAAAAGAGATAACACGACCGGACAGCTAGCAGTTGGACAGAAAGCTTATTCTACTCTTTCTTTATGGGATACTTTCCGAACATGGAACCCTCTGATGACTTTAATAGACACGACACTTGTTTCTAATATGATACAATCTATGTTGCGTACCTATGATGAGACGGGTGAATTGCCTGTGTGGCCATTATGCAATGGAGAAACGTATTGCATGATTGGTTATCATTCAGTATCGGTTATTACGGATGCTTATTTGAAAGGTATTCGAGATTTTGATGCAGAAAAAGCATTGAAAGCAATGAAAGAATCTGCGACAAAGGATAGGAAAGGAAGCCGCTACTTTAATGAACTAGGTTTTATTCCTTCCGATAAAAGTGATGAGTCGGTATCCTGCTTGTTGGAGTATTGCTACGATGATTGGTGCATTGCCCAGTTTGCTAAGGCTATCGGACATGAGGATGATTATAATATTTATATAAAGCGTTCTCAGAATTATAAAAATATTTTCGATAAAGCTACACGCTTTTTTAGAGCTAAATTGTCCAATGGAGACTGGGAATCTCCTTTTGATGCTTATAAGATAAATTCGGCGTATACTGAAGCGACTCCGTGGCAATATCGTTTTTTTGTACCTCATGATGTCAATGGTTTGATTCAACTCTTCGGGGGAACTTCAGCTTTTGAAACTGCTCTTGATAGCATTTTTGTAGTACCTCCTACGGTGGATCCTGAAATACCTGATATTTCTGGATCAATAGGGCAATATGTGCATGGCAATGAACCCAGTCATGGAATTGCTTATCTTTATAACTATATTGGTCAATCTTGGAAAACTCAGCAGTGGACACGTCAGTTGCTGAATGAAATGTATAAGGTAACACCTGATGGTATTTGTGGTAACGAAGACTGTGGACAGATGTCTGCTTGGTTTATCATGACAAGTATGGGCTTTTATCCTGAATGTCCTGGTAGTAATGAATATGTTCTCACTTCTCCTTTATTTGAGAAAACGGTAATGACTCTTTCTAATGGGAATAAATTGACTATTACTGCAAATGATCCTCAAAAGAATATATATATTAGCGAAGTATATTTTAATGGTAAAATGCTGGATACAACATTTATTACTAATGATCAAATAATAAATGGAGGGACATTAAAGTTTGTGTTAACTCCTTATCCTGATAAAAAAAGAGATGCGATGTTAAAAGCTCCCTATTCTTATTCTCCTAATCAAAAAAATAGATAGACTTATGAATAAAAGATATGTATTATTTTTCTTATTACTGATTACAATAGTATTACCGGCACTTTCACAAACACCGGAATGTCCTTCTCAAACTTATGTACTCGAGCATCCGTATTCGGTGGAGAAAATTACTCCTCCTAAAGGACATAAAATAAAGAATGTGATTTTGATGATCGGAGATGGAATGAGCTTGATGCATGTTTATTCCGCATGGACGGCCAATCGGGGTAAACTTTGGCTAGACAATTGCCAATATGTGGGTTTGTCGAAAACTTATTGTGCTAATAAGTTGATTACTGACTCAGGAGCTGGAGGTACTGCGTTATCCAGTGGATATAAAACAAATTACCATTCTGTAGGAGTGGATACGAATGGAAAGCCTTTGAAATCATTGTGTACTTTGGCACAAGAGAAAGGTAAATCTTCGGGCATAGCAGTTACTTGTAGGTTGTGGGATGCAACTCCGGCAGATTTTTGTTGCCATAACGTGGACAGAGACAAAGAAATGGATATAGTGGCAGATTATGTAAATTGCGGTATTGACTATGCCTTTGGAGGAGGAGCTGCTTACTTTGAAAATCGTCCGGATGGTCGCGATTTATTTAAAGAACTTCAAAGCAAAGGCTATCAAACACCTCGTACTTGGGCAGATGTTGAGAAGATAAAATCAGGGAAAGTATTTGCAATACCTTATTCAAAAGATACGCCTGTTCCAGCGGTGCGTGGTGATTTATTGGCTCGTGCTTCTATAAAAGGTCTTGACTTACTTAATCAAAATAAAAAAGGCTTCTTTATGATGATTGAAGGATCCCAACTGGATGACTATGGGCATAGTAATGATCTGGATATGTTGATGCAGGAAACGCATGACTTTGATAAAACGATTGGCGAAGTGATGAAGTGGGCTGCAAAAGATGGCGAGACATTAGTTGTTGTAACTGCAGATCATGAGACAGGAGGACTTACTTTAGTGGATGGCAATCTGAAGAAAGGGGAAATTGTTTGTAAATTTTCGACCCATGAGCATTCTGGAGTAATGGTACCCGTATATGCTTTTGGTCCTGGATCGGAAAACTTTTCTGGTATCTATGAAAATACAGAGATCTTCTGGAAGATTAAGAAATTGTTGAAACTATAAAGAGATAGATTATGAATAGGCATCATTTTATCACTGTTTTATGTTTGGGAATCATGGCTCTGCTGCTTCCTGTAGCAAAGGCTCAGAATACTGTATCTTCTGGTTCTCCCAAATATAATCTTCCGTATAAAGATACGTATGTCATGCAGGCATTAGTCACAGAAAATTCGTTTCGTATGGCTAAGCCTCAATCACTTAAACCTGGTACGTATGATAAAGCTCGCACTATTTTGCCTTCTCCTTATTGGGAAGGACATGATGAAGAAATACAAATGTACTGGAAAGCTTGGAAAATAGCAATGAGCAATATTTGTCAGCCACTAGATGACTCTGGCTTTGTTTATAGTTATATTTCACCGGCGTATAATGGTAATATCTTTATGTGGGATGATGCTTTTATTACGATGTTTTGTCGGTACGGTAGGAACTTTTTTCCGTTTCAAAGGACACTGGATAATTTTTATGCAAAGCAACACCCCGATGGCTTTATTTGCCGAGAAATTCATGCGGATGGTTCCGATTGCTTTGAACGGTATGATCCGGTGAGCACGGGTCCTAATATTTTGCCTTGGTCTGAGATGCTTTATTTGACTCAGTTTGGAGATACAGAACGGTTAAATAAGGTCTTTCCGGTCTTATCTGCTTATTATAACTGGTTAAAATTGAATCGTACTTGGCGCAACGGTACTTACTGGAGTAGTGGCTGGGGAACAGGTATGGACAACATGCCTCGTGTTCCTTCTAATTACAATACAATTTATAGTAATGGACACATGATTTGGTTGGATACTTGTTTACAGCAGATTTTTATGGCTAAAATTTTGCTGAAAATGGGTTTCTATCTGGAGAGATGGCAGGAAATAGAAGAGTTTGAAGATGATATAAAATCTCTTTCTACTTATATCAATGAGAATATGTGGAATGCTAAAGATCATTTTCTATATGACCAGTATGCGGATGGGAAATTGAGCACTACGAAGGGAATTTATGCGTACTGGGCATTGCATACGGATGTATTGCCTAAAGAAAGATTAGACTCTTTAGTTAACGAACTGGATAACACTGAAACCTTTAATCGCCCTCATCGAGTGGCTTCGTTGGCCGCTAATAATCCTAAATATAAGGCAAATGGGCGTTATTGGGTCGGTGGAGTTTGGGCTCCTACGGACTATATGGTGATTTCGGGTCTGATAGATAAAGGCTATAGAAAAATGGCTTATGATATTGCTCGAAATCATTATGATAATGTCTTTAAGGTGTATCAGAAAACTGGAACCTTTTGGGAATATTATTCGCCTGAAAAAGCTGAACCTGGTTTTCTTGCTCGTAAAGATTTTGTTGGATGGACAGGTTTACCTCCTATTGCAGTGCTGATTGAAGATTTATTTGGTATTCGGGCTGATGTAATGGAGAATAAAATAACGATTGATGTTAATTTGACAGATGGTTATGGAATCTCTCGCTATCCTTATGGGAAAGATGGACTGATTTCTATTAAAGTGAAAAAAAGGGTTTCAATAACGGATGAACCTAAGGTCACAATTGAAACGAATGTACCTTTTGAAGCAACGGTGTTGTGGGGAGAAAAGAAGAAGGTTGTGAATGTGAAGATAGGTACTCAATCCATTTAAACGTTTAATAATAGTATGAGAAAGATATTTTTATTTTTATTATTTGTGCCATTGTTTATGAGTTGTTCTACGGGCACAAATCGTGATGTGACCGTAGTTGTTGCGGCTGATTTACATTTTGATCTTTTACCAGAAACAGATCAATACTATCATGTAGTAACAATCAATAATTTGGAGAATAATTTTCGCTTTCCTGAGAATGCTGGTAGTGGTATAGCAGGGCAGACCTTGAAAAAGCTGAATGGTGTGATTCTGGCAGGTGATCTGTTTGATAAATCTCGACCGGAAATATTGAATCTTTATCGACAACGCTATGAGCAAGGGCCTGGCGCACGGAGAATACACTATCCTGTGTATCCGGGTTTGGGAAATCATGATATTGATCCGGCTGTTTCAGATAAAGGAGCTGATAATTTAAAAGGAAGAGCTTATACGTTGCATTATATTGATTCTGTGCTTGAAACTAAATTATCCAAAGGGGAAATACTTAATCTTGATAGCTCGAGTCTATGTTATTCATGGAATATTGATGATGTGCATTTCATACAAGGTCAGCGTTATGCCGGTGATACCACATATTGTCAGAGTAATTTTGATTGGTTAAAACGAGATTTAGAAAAATATGCTTCTCATGGGAATCCTGTGGTTTACATTCAGCATTATGGGTTTGACGAATGGGCCCTTAAATGGTGGCCGGAGAAAAATAGAGAAGAGTTGTTCGACTTATTAGATCAGTATAATTTGGCGGCTTTCTTTGTTGGCCATACGCATACAGCTTCTATTCAACATTATAGAGGACATGCTATTTATCAGGTAAATAATGCTTGGAAGGATGATGATGGCAACGGCTCTTTTGCAGTTATGCGTATCAAAGGGAACGCCTTATCTATTTCGACCTGCCGCTGGACGGATGGTGAAGGTCATTTTGAGGTTGTTGCTCCTTATGAAAATAGAATTCTTCCATGATTCTTGATAACGAAGATGAAAGAGAATTGATCAAATTGATCTAGCAGTAAAATGTTTTTTAGTAAAAGTAATGCAGGTCGTTTTAAAACAACTTGTTTAGGAGTCTTTATATCCTGACTTGCTTACGTATAATAATATAATTATGAAATTAGCAATTGATTTAGGAGGTACTAATATTCGTATTGCCCAAGTAGGAGGTAATATAATTTTGCAGAAAAAGGCAGTCACTTGTCTTTCTGATGGAAAGGAAGAAGAGGTACTTTCGCAACTTTATATGCTTATAGATGGTATGATGACTTCCCATGTTACAAGCATTGGAATAGGAGTACCTTCTGTGGTCGATCATAAAAAAGGCATTGTTTATAATGTGATGAATATCCCTTCATGGAAAGAGGTTCACTTGAAGGATCTTTTGCAAGAAAAGTATGGTGTTCCGGTTGCAGTGAACAATGATGCTAATTGTTTTGCTCTGGGTGAAAAACTATATGGCGAGGGAATAGATACATCCAACTTGGTTGGAGTTACTCTCGGTACAGGAGTTGGAGCAGGCATTATCATTAATAATGAACTTTACTGTGGTGACAATACCGGTGCAGGAGAAATTGGTTCTCTCTCTTATTTGGATGCAGATTTTGAACGCTATTGTAGTAGCGCTTTTTTTATTCAAAATCATCAAACTACAGGGAAGGAAGCCTTCGAGAGGGCTGTAGCAGGTGATGTGAATGCTTTAGAAATATGGAATGAGTTGGGAAAACATCTGGGGCAGTTGGTAAAAGCAATTCTTTTTGTTTATGATCCTACTGCTATCGTTTTTGGAGGTAGTATCTCTGCTGCTTTTCCTTTCTTTATTGATTCTTTAAAGAAAAATATATCAGATTTTCCTTATGAAAAGTCACTGAAAAATGTACATTTGCTTTGCAGTAAGAATACAGATATAAGTATTTTAGGTGCTTCAGCATTATAATTATGTATGATACGATTAATATTACTCACTGATTTTACAGAAGCTTTTGCTCAGTATCTGCTTAAAGGAATACTCCGATATTCCAAAGGCCGTGAACCTTGGGTAGTTTGTCGCATGCCACCTTCTTACAAACAACGTTATGGTATTGAAGGCGTTTTGAATTGGGCTAAAAAATGGGAAGCTGATGCAATCATTGCACAATTTGATATTGACGATGAAGTGAATTTGTTTGTAGAGAATGGGATAGTTGCTGTTGCACAGGATTATAAATCTCGCTTTACAACGATTCCCAATATCACAAGTGATTACCATTTGGCGGGTCGTATGGCTGCCGACTTTTTTATTCAAAAGGGATATAAGAATTTCGCCTTTTTTGGATATAAAGATGTTGTGTGGTCAGAGGAACGTTGCGAAGGTTTTTTGAATCGTATTGTCGAATCTTCTTATGCAGGTTCTTTTTATGAATATCATAATGAAAAAATTGAAGATTTGTGGTTCTATGAATCAGCTCCCCTTATAAAATGGCTAAAAGGATTACCAAAATCAACAGCCCTCATGGCTTGTGATGATAATCAGGCTATTAAGATTACGGAAGCATGTCGCATGGTTGGTCTGAAAATACCCGAAGAAATAGCTGTACTTGGAGTCGATAATGATACGGTAATCTGTAATTTATCTGATCCTCCTCTCTCTAGTCTTCATATGAATATTGAGATGGGGGGATATGACGCAGCAGCTTTAATTGATGGAATGCTGAAAAATGAAGGAGCCTCTTATACCGATATTTATATTAAGCCACTGAATATTGTTAATCGGATTTCCACTGACATTTATTCTACGGATGATCCTTACGTATTGAATGCGATAAAATATATTCATCAGAACTTGTCGATAAAATTGAGCGTTGAAGATGTTGTAAGGCAAGTACCTTTGTCTCGTCGTCTGCTTGAAATGCGTTTTAAGGATGTGACAGGGGAATCTATTTATCAATATATGCTTAAAACCAGGATAGAGTATTTTGCCCAGCTGCTTCTATCGAGTAGTGAACCCATATCAGACATTGCTGTGAATATAGGCTTTGTTGATTACAAAAATCTGGCAAGACAGTTTAGAATTCTAAAGAACTGCTCTCCTTCAGAATATCGTTTGCGAAACAAGAAAAAAAAGTAATACCTTTAATTGATATTTACTATGGTTGCAAAAAAATACCTATTGCTCATTCTAGTCTCACTTGCAGGTCCAAACTCAATCAATGCGACTAAGCCGGACAATACTAATCTTGCTGTAAAGATTAAAAACCTTCCTACCCCCTTGTATAAAACGAATCGTCCGCCTTTAGAAAAACGCCTATTTAAATCTGTGGCTGTGGAGGATGAAATTGCATGGGTAAAGAAGAATTTGACAAATCGAAAACTGGCATGGATGTTTGAGAATTGTTTTCCCAACACGCTTGAAACAACCGTGCATTACAGGATGATACAAGGTAAGCCGGATACTTTTGTTTATACAGGTGATATTCATGCTATGTGGTTACGTGATTCGGGTGCGCAAGTATGGGCTTATTTACCGTTAATCAATAAAGATGCGGAATTAAAAAAAATGATTGAGGGCGTAATCCGTCGGCAGCTAAAGTGTATTCTAATAGACCCTTATGCCAATGCTTTTAATGATGGTCCTACGGGAGAAGGATGGGTTACAGATATTACTGATATGTCTCCCAACGTACATGAACGTAAATGGGAAATAGATTCTTTGTGTTATCCCATTCGATTAGCTTATGAATATTGGAAAAGAACGGGTGACAGTAGTATTTTTGATAGTGAATGGGTACAAGCTATGATTCGCATCTTGCAAACTTTTCATGAGCAAC
This is a stretch of genomic DNA from uncultured Bacteroides sp.. It encodes these proteins:
- a CDS encoding alkaline phosphatase; this encodes MNKRYVLFFLLLITIVLPALSQTPECPSQTYVLEHPYSVEKITPPKGHKIKNVILMIGDGMSLMHVYSAWTANRGKLWLDNCQYVGLSKTYCANKLITDSGAGGTALSSGYKTNYHSVGVDTNGKPLKSLCTLAQEKGKSSGIAVTCRLWDATPADFCCHNVDRDKEMDIVADYVNCGIDYAFGGGAAYFENRPDGRDLFKELQSKGYQTPRTWADVEKIKSGKVFAIPYSKDTPVPAVRGDLLARASIKGLDLLNQNKKGFFMMIEGSQLDDYGHSNDLDMLMQETHDFDKTIGEVMKWAAKDGETLVVVTADHETGGLTLVDGNLKKGEIVCKFSTHEHSGVMVPVYAFGPGSENFSGIYENTEIFWKIKKLLKL
- a CDS encoding trehalase family glycosidase, with protein sequence MNRHHFITVLCLGIMALLLPVAKAQNTVSSGSPKYNLPYKDTYVMQALVTENSFRMAKPQSLKPGTYDKARTILPSPYWEGHDEEIQMYWKAWKIAMSNICQPLDDSGFVYSYISPAYNGNIFMWDDAFITMFCRYGRNFFPFQRTLDNFYAKQHPDGFICREIHADGSDCFERYDPVSTGPNILPWSEMLYLTQFGDTERLNKVFPVLSAYYNWLKLNRTWRNGTYWSSGWGTGMDNMPRVPSNYNTIYSNGHMIWLDTCLQQIFMAKILLKMGFYLERWQEIEEFEDDIKSLSTYINENMWNAKDHFLYDQYADGKLSTTKGIYAYWALHTDVLPKERLDSLVNELDNTETFNRPHRVASLAANNPKYKANGRYWVGGVWAPTDYMVISGLIDKGYRKMAYDIARNHYDNVFKVYQKTGTFWEYYSPEKAEPGFLARKDFVGWTGLPPIAVLIEDLFGIRADVMENKITIDVNLTDGYGISRYPYGKDGLISIKVKKRVSITDEPKVTIETNVPFEATVLWGEKKKVVNVKIGTQSI
- a CDS encoding metallophosphoesterase, giving the protein MRKIFLFLLFVPLFMSCSTGTNRDVTVVVAADLHFDLLPETDQYYHVVTINNLENNFRFPENAGSGIAGQTLKKLNGVILAGDLFDKSRPEILNLYRQRYEQGPGARRIHYPVYPGLGNHDIDPAVSDKGADNLKGRAYTLHYIDSVLETKLSKGEILNLDSSSLCYSWNIDDVHFIQGQRYAGDTTYCQSNFDWLKRDLEKYASHGNPVVYIQHYGFDEWALKWWPEKNREELFDLLDQYNLAAFFVGHTHTASIQHYRGHAIYQVNNAWKDDDGNGSFAVMRIKGNALSISTCRWTDGEGHFEVVAPYENRILP
- a CDS encoding ROK family protein gives rise to the protein MKLAIDLGGTNIRIAQVGGNIILQKKAVTCLSDGKEEEVLSQLYMLIDGMMTSHVTSIGIGVPSVVDHKKGIVYNVMNIPSWKEVHLKDLLQEKYGVPVAVNNDANCFALGEKLYGEGIDTSNLVGVTLGTGVGAGIIINNELYCGDNTGAGEIGSLSYLDADFERYCSSAFFIQNHQTTGKEAFERAVAGDVNALEIWNELGKHLGQLVKAILFVYDPTAIVFGGSISAAFPFFIDSLKKNISDFPYEKSLKNVHLLCSKNTDISILGASAL
- a CDS encoding DNA-binding transcriptional regulator, giving the protein MIRLILLTDFTEAFAQYLLKGILRYSKGREPWVVCRMPPSYKQRYGIEGVLNWAKKWEADAIIAQFDIDDEVNLFVENGIVAVAQDYKSRFTTIPNITSDYHLAGRMAADFFIQKGYKNFAFFGYKDVVWSEERCEGFLNRIVESSYAGSFYEYHNEKIEDLWFYESAPLIKWLKGLPKSTALMACDDNQAIKITEACRMVGLKIPEEIAVLGVDNDTVICNLSDPPLSSLHMNIEMGGYDAAALIDGMLKNEGASYTDIYIKPLNIVNRISTDIYSTDDPYVLNAIKYIHQNLSIKLSVEDVVRQVPLSRRLLEMRFKDVTGESIYQYMLKTRIEYFAQLLLSSSEPISDIAVNIGFVDYKNLARQFRILKNCSPSEYRLRNKKKK